The proteins below come from a single Stomoxys calcitrans chromosome 1, idStoCalc2.1, whole genome shotgun sequence genomic window:
- the LOC106086441 gene encoding protein KRI1 homolog — MSKQLFDESDDNSEKGFQINTNESYAKTYNHLRKKELLQKFKAKGLEASDSESSSEESSEEDEILDPTFDQEFLSTLASLKSKNPIIYDKKVKFFEKVNNDPDDKSDEKDESVIEPNWKKKERKAKPVTLKDYERKVILEKGGKFVDDSDEEDENKSRFNRSGSPSMAEEERRLKAEFQKVMNDEDSGDEEFGGIFKKREKSKVERDAEQEDYLQWLAGKKETIKEDAKEKLKPLKNYWSNDKLPSSEKFLRDYVLNKGYTEAENYADIPTYEEIVGDNAPLSEDEVELEKQAEFEQKYNFRFEDPDQEFIKRYPRTIESSVRRTEEKRKQKRQELKERKQQEKQEKMKELEMVKEMKRKEIQEKIEKLKTVTGNDQLGFKDDDLEEDFDPEVHDRRMRELFNDEYYEVDEGEEKPECPSDMEELKVEDWDNYDPQQDWHDDVQGDYEPHCEDEDFVMDCDYDPNKAKEELQKELIGNTKTRKGRKGRRDRFMAMIKSEKPVFDPEDEKTYGEYIDEYYQLDCEDIIGDLPCRFKYVETTPNDFGLTIEEILLAKNKELNQWASLKKATQIRPDHVEKKEQRLYKLKAKNEELKRKIFKSLYGEGSDNENEDEVVESVAEEKAEANTENNKTNELGETKKAKKRRKRKAQNALVGANSPADKITATTACDDPKEESVAKKTKMEEHSEKSEEAIKSAVETEASKKKRKNKEKKKSQHEDKVANDGNIPNGNSQKSEKQPSNSQKPHPAAYENRTPSKSNNPFAKSDKKTQNSFTQHKPSSKSNPFSQSHGTKFESRSLPPLRQNQSAKSKTFNKKFKPKIGGSKKPFNNKRICSTGENGKNISDERLKAYGINPKKFHNKQMYGAKNKQQNQD; from the exons ATGAGCAAACAATTGTTCGACGAGAGTGATGATAACTCTGAAAAAGGAtttcaaataaacacaaatgagAGCTATGCAAAGACATACAATCATTTGAGAAAGAAAGAATTGTTGCAGAAAT TTAAAGCCAAAGGTTTAGAGGCTTCCGATTCGGAGTCTTCCAGTGAAGAGTCTTCGGAAGAAGATGAGATATTGGATCCAACATTTGATCAAGAATTTTTGAGTACTTTGGCCTCATTGAAAAGTAAAAACCCGATAATTTAcgacaaaaaagtaaaattctTTGAGAAAGTCAATAACGATCCAGatgacaaatcggacgaaaaagaTGAAAGTGTCATTGAACCAAActggaaaaagaaagaaaggaaGGCCAAGCCCGTTACTCTTAAGGATTACGAAAGGAAAGTTATACTAGAAAAGGGAGGGAAATTTGTTGATG ATTCAGATGAAGAAGATGAAAATAAATCGAGGTTTAACCGGAGTGGCTCTCCTTCAATGGCCGAAGAGGAACGCCGTTTAAAGGCCGAATTCCAGAAAGTAATGAATGATGAAGACTCAGGCGATGAAGAATTTGGTGGGATTTTTAAGAAACGGgaaaaatcgaaagtggaaaGAGATGCTGAGCAGGAGGACTACTTACAATGGCTTGCTGGAAAGAAGGAAACCATTAAGGAAGATGCAAAAGAGAAACTGAAACCCTTGAAAAACTACTGGAGTAACGATAAATTGCCTTCAAGTGAAAAATTCCTTAGGGACTACGTATTAAATAAGGGATACACCGAGGCAGAGAATTATGCCGATATTCCAACGTATGAAGAAATCGTTGGTGACAATGCCCCCCTGTCAGAGGATGAAGTAGAACTGGAAAAACAAGCTGAATTCGAACAAAAGTATAATTTTCGCTTTGAGGATCCGGACCAAGAATTTATTAAAAGATATCCCCGCACCATAGAGTCTTCAGTGCGAAGAACTGAAGAGAAGCGAAAGCAGAAAAGACAAGAACTGAAAGAACGTAAACAACAagagaaacaagaaaaaatgaAGGAATTGGAAATGGTAAAAGAAATGAAGCGTAAAGAAATAcaggaaaaaattgaaaaattaaaaacggtCACCGGAAATGATCAACTGGGATTTAAAGACGACGATTTGGAGGAGGACTTCGATCCAGAGGTCCATGATCGCCGCATGCGCGAGTTGTTCAACGATGAATACTATGAAGTCGATGAGGGCGAGGAGAAGCCAGAGTGTCCATCCGATATGGAGGAATTGAAAGTTGAAGATTGGGACAATTACGATCCTCAGCAAGATTGGCATGATGATGTGCAGGGGGACTACGAACCGCATTGTGAAGATGAAGATTTCGTAATGGATTGTGATTATGATCCGAATAAAGCTAAGGAAGAACTACAGAAGGAACTTATTGGAAATACCAAAACAAGAAAAGGTCGCAAAGGGCGGCGTGATCGTTTTATGGCTATGATCAAATCCGAAAAGCCCGTATTTGATCCTGAAGATGAAAAAACCTATGGAGAATATATCGATGAATATTACCAATTAGATTGCGAAGACATTATTGGCGATTTGCCATGCCGTTTCAAATATGTAGAAACAACACCCAATGATTTTGGCCTTACAATAGAGGAG ATACTTTTGGCAAAAAATAAAGAACTTAATCAGTGGGCTAGTTTAAAGAAGGCTACACAAATAAGACCAGATCATGTGGAGAAAAAGGAACAACGTCTGTATAAGCTGAAAGCCAAAAATGAAGAattgaaaaggaaaattttcaaaagtttaTATGGGGAAGG GTCTGACAATGAAAACGAGGATGAAGTAGTTGAAAGTGTTGCTGAAGAGAAGGCGGAAGCTAATACTGAAAACAATAAAACGAATGAGCTAGGGGAAACAAAGAAGgcgaaaaagagaagaaaacgtAAAGCCCAAAATGCATTAGTAGGCGCAAACAGCCCAGCTGACAAAATCACTGCTACTACTGCATGCGATGATCCCAAGGAAGAATCTGTGGCTAAAAAGACAAAAATGGAAGAGCATTCGGAAAAAAGTGAAGAAGCTATAAAATCAGCAGTTGAAACAGAAGCCAGcaagaaaaagagaaaaaacaaagagaaaaaGAAATCACAGCACGAAGACAAGGTGGCCAATGATGGTAACATTCCAAATGGAAATTCACAGAAATCTGAAAAGCAACCCAGCAATAGCCAAAAACCACACCCCGCTGCGTATGAAAACAGAACACCATCAAAAAGCAATAATCCATTTGCCAAAAGCGATAAGAAAACTCAAAATTCTTTTACACAACATAAACCCAGTTCAAAATCTAATCCTTTCAGTCAGAGTCATGGAACAAAATTCGAATCAAGGTCATTGCCACCTCTACGCCAAAACCAATCAGCAAAAAGTAAAACATTTAATAAGAAATTTAAGCCCAAAATAGGTGGTAGTAAAAAACCTTTTAATAACAAGAGAATTTGCAGCACtggtgaaaatggaaaaaatatcaGTGATGAACGTTTGAAGGCCTATGGAATCAATCCCAAAAAATTCCACAATAAACAAATGTATGgtgcaaaaaataaacaacaaaatcaaGATTAA